GAGTGGTTGGCACGACTTTCCCCACAAAATCGGGCTGAATGGGTAATTGACGATGTCCCCGATCGATCATCACCGCTAACCGAATTGTATCGGGTCGACCATAATCAACAATTGCATCCATCGCGGCCCGAATTGTCCGTCCGGTATAAATGACGTCATCAACCAAGACGACGGTCTTGCCATTCAAATCCGTTGGAATGTTGGTTTTACCGGGAGTGCGTGCGCCAATACTGTCGAGGTCATCACGGTAGAACGTAATATCGATCGCCCCCACCGGAATCTCAACGGTTTCGAGCTGCTGAATTTGTTTCGCGAGAATTTGGGCAATCGGGACGCCTCGGGTTTGGATACCGAGTAGAACCAAGTCAGAAAGATTATTGGCGCGTTCAATGATTTGACAGGCGAGACGCGTGAAGGTTCGACGGACTTCCTGCTGCGAGAGAATTTCGATCGGTGCCGCTTGAGCCATTGCGTTGAACCTTATCCACAAGAATCGGAGATTGTGCTGAAGTAAATTGTGCATTGCTTGATCTGACTGGGGCAAGCCTGTTGTCACAATTCGGTAGAAATATTGGATTTTGGTGGGGCAAAATGCGGTTTCAAGTTAGAGATGGAGGAGCAATAACTGGCTTTGGGGTGGTGGTTGATGGCTTTACTACCGTTAATAATTGATTGTGATCCGGGGGTCGACGATGCGATTGCCCTATTACTGGCCTTAGCGGCACCAGAACTCGATATTCTGGGGATTGTGACGGTTGGAGGGAATGTGCCGCTATCGGTGACTTCCGCAAATGCACGGCGGATTTGTGAATTGGCGCAGTGCGTTGATGTGCCGGTATTTGAAGGCTGCCCACGACCAA
The nucleotide sequence above comes from Romeriopsis navalis LEGE 11480. Encoded proteins:
- the pyrR gene encoding bifunctional pyr operon transcriptional regulator/uracil phosphoribosyltransferase PyrR; amino-acid sequence: MAQAAPIEILSQQEVRRTFTRLACQIIERANNLSDLVLLGIQTRGVPIAQILAKQIQQLETVEIPVGAIDITFYRDDLDSIGARTPGKTNIPTDLNGKTVVLVDDVIYTGRTIRAAMDAIVDYGRPDTIRLAVMIDRGHRQLPIQPDFVGKVVPTTREENIQVALQEIDGREGVELLKPNATN